Proteins encoded by one window of Polaribacter haliotis:
- a CDS encoding ABC transporter ATP-binding protein — MQQFKESKKDKKKPNVSMGKAFKTIIWPRRNLVFIGLVLIVIKSLAGLILPWQSKILLDEVVPNKDFKQLYTLIGIVLVAILVQAITSFLLTRILSVQAQYLISELRAQVQKKVLSLPISFFDNTKSGALVSRIMSDVEGVRNLIGTGLVQLVGGSITAIISLVILINLNPWMTLFVFLPISIFGIVALKAFKFIRPIFRTRGKINAEVKGRLTETLAGVRVIKAFNAEEQENTVFEKGVDKLFQNVKKSLTATALMTSSSTFLIGVATTGIMGIGGYYMIQGEMTAGEFLFFTLILGFMIAPIVQMSNIGSQLTEALAGLDRTEELMNMAAEEDDENRTISLKDVKGEIIFNDVSFAYEEGKEVLNNISFQVPSGSVTALVGSSGSGKSTIAGLSATFLKPKSGKVTIDNNDMSKVKLSSYRKNLGVVLQDEFLFEGTIRENILFPRPNATEKELQNAVKAAYVNEFADRFDDGLDTLIGERGVKLSGGQRQRLAIARAILANPKIIILDEATSSLDTESEALIQKSLSELIKDRTTIVIAHRLSTIKQADQILVIEAGNIVERGTHNELIKLEGRYFDLYTYQAKI; from the coding sequence ATGCAACAATTTAAAGAGTCTAAAAAAGATAAAAAGAAACCCAATGTTTCTATGGGTAAAGCTTTTAAAACGATTATTTGGCCAAGAAGAAATTTAGTTTTTATAGGCTTAGTTTTAATTGTTATAAAAAGTTTGGCAGGTTTAATTTTACCTTGGCAAAGCAAAATTTTGTTAGACGAGGTTGTTCCAAATAAAGATTTTAAACAATTATACACATTAATAGGAATTGTTTTGGTTGCCATTTTGGTGCAAGCAATAACCTCTTTTTTATTAACCAGAATATTAAGTGTACAAGCACAATATTTAATATCCGAATTAAGAGCACAAGTACAGAAAAAAGTGTTGTCTCTGCCAATTAGTTTTTTCGACAATACAAAATCTGGTGCATTAGTTTCTAGAATTATGAGCGATGTAGAAGGCGTAAGAAACTTAATTGGTACAGGTTTAGTACAATTAGTTGGAGGGTCAATAACAGCTATAATTTCTTTAGTTATATTAATAAACTTAAATCCATGGATGACTTTATTCGTCTTTTTACCCATTTCAATTTTCGGAATTGTAGCACTAAAAGCATTCAAATTTATACGTCCCATTTTTAGAACTCGTGGTAAAATTAATGCAGAAGTAAAAGGAAGATTAACAGAAACCTTAGCAGGAGTTCGAGTAATAAAAGCATTTAATGCAGAAGAACAAGAAAATACAGTTTTCGAAAAAGGCGTAGATAAATTATTTCAGAATGTAAAAAAGAGTTTAACAGCAACTGCTTTAATGACGAGTTCTTCTACTTTTTTAATTGGAGTAGCGACTACAGGAATTATGGGAATTGGAGGTTATTATATGATTCAAGGAGAAATGACGGCTGGAGAATTTTTGTTTTTCACATTAATACTTGGTTTTATGATTGCACCAATAGTACAAATGAGCAACATTGGTAGTCAGTTAACAGAAGCTTTGGCAGGTTTAGATAGAACAGAAGAATTAATGAATATGGCTGCAGAAGAAGATGACGAAAACAGAACCATCTCTCTAAAAGATGTAAAAGGAGAAATTATTTTTAACGATGTTTCTTTCGCTTATGAAGAAGGTAAAGAGGTTTTAAATAATATTAGTTTTCAAGTGCCTTCTGGCTCTGTAACTGCGTTGGTTGGGAGTTCTGGTTCAGGAAAATCGACTATTGCAGGTTTATCTGCAACATTTTTAAAGCCAAAATCTGGTAAAGTTACTATCGATAATAACGATATGTCTAAAGTAAAACTTTCCAGCTACAGAAAGAATTTAGGTGTAGTTTTACAAGACGAATTTTTGTTCGAAGGAACCATTAGAGAAAACATTCTATTTCCAAGACCAAATGCCACAGAAAAAGAATTGCAAAATGCTGTAAAAGCCGCTTATGTAAACGAATTTGCAGACAGATTTGATGATGGGTTAGATACTTTAATTGGAGAAAGAGGTGTAAAACTATCTGGCGGACAAAGACAACGTTTGGCAATTGCAAGAGCTATTTTGGCAAACCCAAAAATCATAATTTTAGACGAAGCAACGTCGAGTTTAGATACAGAAAGTGAAGCTTTAATTCAAAAAAGTTTATCAGAATTAATAAAAGACAGAACCACCATTGTAATTGCCCACAGATTGAGTACCATCAAGCAAGCAGACCAAATTTTAGTCATAGAAGCTGGGAATATCGTAGAAAGAGGAACACATAACGAACTGATAAAATTAGAAGGAAGATATTTCGATTTGTACACCTACCAAGCGAAAATATAA
- a CDS encoding DUF6503 family protein: MKKIILLLIIAVTVSCKNESKKETKKVKNVEVKKENFPTELGKVFEKHGGIDTWRKAQVLSFNKGEEVHTADLHSRKTVVNSPTYSLGFDGKEVWLDEEVKGSYKGNPTFYYNLYFYFYAMPFVLADDGIIYDKVDDLVFEGTNYPGFKISYKSNVGTSPDDNYIVYYNPKTYQMEWLAYTVTFKSKEPSEKFNIIKYNSWENVNGLLLPKAITWYKKDENGIPIEPAKPATEFTLPLISQGKLADSFFENPVK, from the coding sequence ATGAAAAAAATAATTTTATTACTAATTATTGCAGTAACAGTTTCTTGTAAAAATGAATCAAAAAAAGAAACTAAAAAAGTAAAAAATGTTGAGGTTAAAAAAGAAAATTTCCCAACAGAATTAGGAAAAGTTTTTGAAAAACACGGTGGAATTGATACTTGGAGAAAAGCTCAGGTTTTGTCTTTTAATAAAGGAGAAGAAGTTCATACAGCAGATTTACATTCAAGAAAAACAGTAGTGAATTCACCAACATATTCTTTAGGTTTCGATGGTAAAGAAGTTTGGTTAGATGAAGAGGTAAAAGGTTCTTATAAAGGAAACCCAACTTTTTATTATAATTTATATTTCTACTTTTATGCAATGCCTTTTGTCTTGGCAGATGATGGAATTATTTATGATAAAGTAGACGATTTAGTTTTTGAAGGAACAAATTATCCTGGTTTTAAAATTTCTTACAAATCTAATGTTGGTACTTCACCAGATGATAATTACATAGTGTATTACAACCCTAAAACGTATCAAATGGAATGGTTAGCATATACAGTTACGTTTAAGTCTAAAGAGCCAAGTGAAAAGTTCAATATTATAAAATACAATTCTTGGGAAAACGTAAACGGATTACTTTTACCAAAAGCAATTACTTGGTATAAAAAAGATGAAAACGGAATTCCAATAGAACCTGCAAAACCGGCAACAGAATTTACATTGCCATTAATTAGCCAAGGTAAATTAGCAGATTCGTTTTTTGAAAATCCAGTAAAATAA
- a CDS encoding NUDIX hydrolase — protein sequence MDELIDILTPEGKQTGKTALKSEAHKNGWFHATVHIWLFTSNKKILLQKRALTKKVFPGLWDISVAGHISAGESILSSAKREVFEEIGLELQEKELVKIGTRIHQVSHANGIQDNEHHHVFIAELKVPVESLTMQIEEVAGLQLFDLAVLKNTKNLENVLLPRFHEYYVSVYEKITSLLK from the coding sequence ATGGATGAACTTATAGATATTTTAACTCCTGAAGGAAAACAAACAGGAAAAACAGCATTAAAATCGGAAGCTCATAAAAACGGTTGGTTTCATGCAACTGTGCATATTTGGCTTTTTACTTCGAACAAGAAAATACTGCTTCAAAAAAGAGCGTTAACAAAAAAAGTATTTCCTGGTTTGTGGGATATTTCTGTGGCAGGACATATTAGTGCTGGAGAATCTATTTTATCGTCAGCAAAGAGAGAAGTTTTTGAAGAAATTGGACTTGAATTACAAGAAAAAGAGTTGGTTAAAATTGGCACAAGAATTCATCAAGTTTCTCATGCTAACGGAATTCAAGACAATGAACATCATCATGTTTTTATTGCGGAATTAAAAGTTCCTGTAGAGAGTTTAACCATGCAAATTGAGGAAGTTGCTGGTTTACAATTATTCGATTTGGCGGTTTTAAAGAACACAAAAAACCTCGAAAACGTTTTGCTTCCGAGGTTTCATGAATATTATGTTTCTGTTTATGAGAAAATTACTTCACTTTTAAAATAA
- a CDS encoding aminotransferase class V-fold PLP-dependent enzyme, with product MTLPNQKLLFSIPEEITYLNIASQSPSFKTVEQAGIEGVLEKSNPFKITGNSYFEPVKEVKKLFAKLISVNDYNRIANIPSASYGLATVANNITLNKGDEILLVEGQFPSNYYVWEKLANKFNAKLTIVSMPKTTKNRGEKWNEAILNSISNKTAVVTLGNIYWANGTLFDLKSIRKKATEHNALLIIDGSQSVGALPFSVKEINPDALICAGYKWLFGPYGCGYAYFGEYFDNGNPLEENWSNRLNSENMSGLTSYQTKYKPLANRYSAGEHASFIYIKMQIEALKQVIEWAPKSIQEYCKEITFDAVLKLKEIGCFIEEDNFRTHHLFGVELPKQLDIEQLKTKLKEENIFISFRGNYIRISCHLYNTKEDFNKLTDCIIACL from the coding sequence ATGACTTTACCAAACCAAAAACTTCTTTTTAGTATTCCAGAAGAAATCACTTATTTAAATATTGCTAGTCAATCACCCTCTTTTAAAACCGTTGAACAAGCAGGAATTGAAGGTGTTTTAGAAAAGAGCAATCCTTTTAAAATTACTGGAAATAGTTATTTTGAACCTGTAAAAGAAGTAAAAAAACTGTTTGCAAAACTAATTAGTGTTAACGATTATAATAGAATAGCAAACATACCTTCTGCTTCTTATGGTTTGGCAACTGTTGCAAATAATATTACATTAAATAAAGGTGATGAGATTCTTTTAGTTGAAGGTCAGTTTCCAAGTAATTATTACGTTTGGGAAAAGTTGGCAAATAAATTTAATGCGAAACTAACTATTGTTTCGATGCCAAAAACAACTAAAAACAGAGGAGAAAAATGGAATGAAGCAATTCTAAATTCAATTTCTAATAAAACAGCTGTTGTTACTTTAGGCAACATTTATTGGGCAAATGGAACTTTGTTTGATTTGAAATCCATCAGAAAAAAAGCTACAGAACATAATGCATTATTAATTATTGATGGAAGTCAGTCTGTTGGTGCGTTACCATTTTCAGTTAAAGAAATAAACCCAGATGCATTAATTTGCGCAGGTTACAAATGGCTTTTTGGACCTTATGGTTGTGGTTACGCATATTTTGGCGAATATTTCGATAATGGAAATCCGTTAGAAGAAAATTGGTCTAATCGTTTAAACAGCGAAAATATGAGTGGTTTAACTTCTTACCAAACTAAATACAAACCTTTAGCAAATAGATATTCTGCTGGAGAACACGCAAGTTTTATTTACATTAAAATGCAAATTGAAGCTTTAAAACAAGTTATTGAATGGGCACCTAAATCGATACAAGAATATTGTAAAGAAATTACTTTTGATGCCGTTTTAAAACTAAAAGAAATTGGTTGTTTTATTGAAGAAGATAATTTTAGAACACATCATTTATTCGGAGTTGAATTACCAAAACAATTAGATATTGAACAACTAAAGACAAAACTGAAAGAAGAAAATATCTTTATTTCTTTTAGAGGAAATTATATTCGTATTTCATGTCATTTATACAATACAAAAGAAGATTTTAATAAATTAACAGATTGTATTATAGCTTGTTTATAG